In Leptospira levettii, the DNA window CTTGTGTTAATTCCTTTTCGTAGATGGCCATCTTGGCCTGGGATCACTGTACATGTTGCATCAATATTCCCAGAACCATCATAACATACTGTGATATTGGTTTTTGGAGGGGTTTTACCCATCCATGCAGGTTTGTAGACACAACTTGCACTGCCTTTTGGGTTACTCGCTGTGATTGTGAATTGGACTTGGTTTGCCTTCCAACCATTATAAGTGCCTTCGAGTGAATTTGAAAAAAAGGAAAAAACCACACCAGGAGGAAGAGGAGGATTACTTGAAAAACTAAGTCGATTCCCATCAGTTTCAAATGCTTCCAAAAAAAAAGTCCCATTTCTTTTGGGAATCAGAGGAGGACAGATTAAATAGGTTGGTGGATTTACTTTTAATACCACACCACAATGTGGTGACTCATCAAAATTAATATAACGCAACAGTAAACTGTCTTTGTATTGATCTGATTTTGGATCACATAAGTTTTCTAAATCGGACTGATTGCAAGAGAAGAGGGTAATCACACAGATACAAAGTAGAAATAACCAAATTTGGAACTGTGTCATAAAATTAATGCTAAACGGTAATTCTGATAACTTCCCCTTTAGGTCGGAATTTCATCAACAATTTTCTGTCTAAAAGTCTCAATTTGTGATTTTAATAGTTCAATTCGATTTGTATCAGAAGGGATAAACGATGTTAGTTGTAACGTTTTTTCTGCCTTGGGTAAGTTGCCAATAATGAGGTACAATTGAACAAGTTGTATTAAATTTGATAAATGTCCAGGGTTACGCAATCGGATTCTCTCACCCATATCAATGGCCTTTCCGTATTCTTTTGTTTGTTTGTAAGTAAAGGATGCCAAATAAATTAAATCTGTGTCACCAGGGTATTCTTCTAAGTAGGTGTTTAATTTTTCCGCAGCCAAGTTGTATTCTTTCATACGTACTAGGAGGCGAATGAGCGCCCTTTGGATTTCTCTATTTTCAGGGTTGATGCGATTTGCTTCTAAAAGACTGGTTTTTGCCTCTTCCAGTTGGTCCAATTTGATTTGTGACTTTGCTTTACGCATCAATTCATATGATTCTTTCCGAATGGCCCTTGGCGGTTGGCTTAGATTTTCTTTAAAGGTAATTCGCATCAGACTTAAATCATCAGTCAGTTCTCCCATAGAAAGAATGGATTGGTAAATTTCTTTTAACTGACCATTCCCTTGTTCTACATGTCGCAAAAATAATTCCTCATCATGGTTGATCTTTCGGGCTGTGGTTTCTGTTACAAACTCGATGTCATCCCTTCCATCGGAACCAAGGATGAGTACGTCTCCAGGAATCAATTGTAAAGTAGAGATTTCGAGTGATTTTTCAGAAAAGGGTGTTCCCAGTTTTCGGAGTTCGGAATTGTTTTTGATAAATTCTGCAGTTCCCTTTCTATACAATACAGACCAAGGATGTTCAGCATTTAAGTAATACATAAGACCAGTTTCGTCATCAATCAGTCCCATTACCATGGATACTAACATAGAACAGTCGAAACTTTCAAAGATATGATGGAGCTCTTGGTATGCGTTTTTAATCCAACGTTCAGCATACAATAATTTTACAGACTCAACAGCATTGGATCGCTCCAAGATGGATTGTACAGCAGCTCCAAGTACGAGTACACCGCCAGCACCTTGTAATGATTTTCCCATGGCATCTGCATTGAGAAAAAACGTATAATCTTTGCCTCGTAATGTAATTGTGCGTGTGATACATATATCACCACCAATTTCATTTTCCCTTCCATGGAACAAAAAGGTCTTTTTCTGTTTGATCAAAAAATCTGTTTTTACATGGGTACCAATGGTTTTATTTAAACTCAATGGTTTGATCAGAAGTGAAGTTAAAAAATAATCACCATCCTGTTGTTTTTTTAAGGTTTCGACGGTTTCCAAACTGTTTCTCAATTCGGAAGTTTTTGCCTCAACTAATTCTTGTAAGTTTTCTCGAATCCTCCCAACTTCTCTCGTTGCCTTTTCATAATTCTCTGCAAACAAAATAAATTCTTTGTCGATGGATAAGATGGGTAGGGCACCTCGGCCACCAGTAGCAAGGCTATTTGCTGATTCATTAATTTGTTCCAATGTTAAATTAATGGATTGGAAAAACATATAAATCAAAATTACAGCTTCGACAAATGTCATTCCAATGAAGGCAGTAATTTTGAGTAAACTTGCATTGCCAAAGGAAATGAAGACTGAAAGAACACTGAGGGATAATAAAATCAATATTAACAAAAAGACAAATTTGCCCTTTAAACTTAGGATACCATAATTTTTGTGAATGGAGACATCTCTGTAAGCTAAGATTTTTTTGATCTCAACTCTTTTGTTACCTGTAAAATAATCGGAGATGATGTAGGAAAAACCTCCATAAACAAATACTGCAGAAAGCCAACCAATGGAAACCAAAACTAACTCGTAGATTGGGTGGTGGCAAATGATATGGGTGATGGAAACAGAAACAAAAACCATTACCGCATAACGAATGGCAGCATACATGTTCTCCTTTGGTAAATGGATGAGTGTATTCAAATTGTTTTCTAATTCTAATATATCTTTGTGGCGAATGGTGTCGTTGTGTCTTAAAAACAGATTTAGTTTTTTTAAATCGTTACGAAATCCACCATACCCAAGAGGAGTGAGGATTCCAAACTCGATGCTATGTCCGACAGCCGCGAGGAAGGTGGCAAATATAAAAACGTACACAACTTCAGGATGGTTCTCGGTGGAAAACTCTGGAATGAGTGCTGATCCAAAAAAATAAGCATAAAAAGCACCAAAAAAGGCACCCTGAAGTGAGAAGAATACAATGGCAAAACTGTAAGAAATGAACCTGTGTAAGAATTTGAATAATTGATCAAAGAATCGACTCATTGTGATCCCCAAGGAAAACAAATAATAAGGTTGTCTCGAACCTAAGTAAACATATTTTTAGGGAATGTGAAAAAAAGTTAGATATCTCATTAAAAAAAACTTTCAACAAGATCCATACAAGTTAGGTTTCGCCAATGGAATTAAAAAACAAAAGAATTGTAGTTACGGGTGCAGGATCAGGGATTGGAAAGGAAACCGTCTTGCAGATGTTAAAACATGAAAACGTAAAAATTTTAGCCTGTGACTTGAACGAAAAAAATGTAGTGTCTCATCCCAATGTAATTCCTTATAAATGTGATGTTTCAAAACCAGAAAATTTAGATAAACTCTTAAAAGATGCTGATAAAAAATTAGGTGGGATCGATATCTTTTTTGCAAATGCAGGTTTTGCGTATTATGAAATCATTCCAGAGGCAAGTTGGGATCGTATCGATCGGATTTTTCGAACGAATGTATACTCTCCTTTTTACACTTTAGTGAGTTTGAACAAACACAGGACTTCTCCTTGTTTATTTGTTGTCACTGCTTCTGCGATGAGTCATTTACCTCTTCCTGGTTATGCTTTGTATTCAGCAACTAAAGCTTCTGTTCGATCCTTTTTGGATGCCTACCAATGTGAACTAAGGCCAGGAAACCGTACGATGATTGTTTACCCGATTGCGACTAGGACACAATTTTTTGACTCGGCTGGGAACAAAGTCCCGGTTCCATTTCCAAGCCAAACGGCTGAAACCGTTGCAAAACAAATTGTAAATGGGATTTTGAGAGACAAAAAGGAAGTTTTCCCATCCTTTTTGTTTCGATTCATCCAAATCTTGGATCGATTCTTATTTTTTCCGCTTAAAATTTATCAAAAAATAGAGGCGGTAAAATTGAATTCGCATAAATCTTAAGTCTACTGCATAGTGGACACTATGCAGTCTTCCGAGGAAGGATCAAAGCCTAATATTTCGACAGAGGTGGGAGACCATCTCAATGTCGAAGTTGATCTTTTAAAAACAATCATGGACGTAAGTTCCACTGCGATTGTTTTACTGAACCCACAAGGCCAGATTCTTTATGCAAACCCTGCATCTGAGTCTGTTCTTGCCATTAAACTCAAGGACATACTTTCTAGAACTTATGATGCACCACAATGGAAGAACACTTCTCTTGATGGTGGTCCATGGCGAGAAGAAGACCAACCTTTCAATATTGTATTAAAAACGAAAAAACCAGTCACAGACATTCGGCATGCGATCGAAGATTCGTTTGGTGTCAAAAAATACTTATCCATAAATGGTTCCCCTGTTTTTGACGAGGTGGGAGAACTCCGATCCCTTGTATTTTTAATTACCGACATTACTGAAAATGTTTTAAAACAAAAAGCATTAGAAGATAGCGAAGCAAAGTATAGAACTATCACCGAACTTTCGTTAAGTATGGTATATGATTTAGACATCAAAACGGGTGTGAACCAATGGGCTGGTGCCATCCAAGAAATTACTGGTTTTACTCCTGAAGAGTATAGAGCCATTGGTTATGAAGCTTGGATGGTCCTCATCCATCCAGATGACAAAGAGAAAGCCATCCAATTATTTGAAGAGGCAATGGCCAAAAAAACAAAGTTTTCCTGTGTGTATCGTTACCGAACCAAAGATGGAAAATATGTATATATAGAAGATAATGGAATCTTTTTATATGATGTAAATGGAAACGCCTATCGAATGTTTGGTGCAATGATCAACCGAACTGAACAAATTGAAGCAAACTTAGCACTAAAAGAATCTGAGTCTAGGCTTCTTATGTCTTTGGATGCTGTCAAAATGGGAATTTGGAGTTGGGACATTGACCAGCGAAATATTTATTGGTCTCCCCAAACCTATGAGATTTACGGACTTGATCCAGATGGCCCCGCGATCACTGTGGAAAGGTATCTCACTTTAAATGATCTAGATGATTTACAAAAGGTCTCAGCAGAAATCCAACTCTTAAAAGATGATCCTTCCAGGTCTGGATACAAAATCCAACAACGGATTTTTCATGCGGATGGAATGGTTCATTGGGTAGAGTCTCGCGGAAATTTAATCCGTGATAAAGATGGAAAACCAGTTCGATTGATGGGAACTATACTCGATGTAACAGAATCAAAATTGGCAGAGGAAGCACTCCGAACTTCCGATGAAAGATTCCGTGCTTTTTACCAATTTTCGACAGAAGCGTTTTTGATCTTTGATGAAAATTCACTCAGAGCAAAGGATTCTAACTTTGCCTTTCAGAATTTATTTGGATACTCAAGTGATGACACAAAAAATTTAAAAATCCGATCTTTACTTACACCAGACTCACTCCAAAAAATTAGAGAGAAAATTGCGGATAATTCGAGTGATTCGATTGAGATCCTTTGTAAGAGAAAAAATGGGGAAGTGTTTCCTGCTTTAGTATCCATCAAACGGTTTAAATACAACCAAACAAACTCAATCGCATATAGTATTTTTGATTTGAGTCCTCTCAAAGAAGTGGAAGAACTCCGCCAAATCAATTCAGAAATACGTGAAAAAAACAAACTCATTGAAAAACAAAAAATCGAACTGGAGATGGCGTTTGAGAATTTAAAACGCACCCAGGAACAACTTGTACAATCCGAAAAACTCGCAGCACTCGGTCAGTTAATTGCAGGAATTGCCCACGAAATAAATAATCCAATTGGTGCAGTTAAAGCTTCCAATCAAAATATGATGGATTGGCAAAAACGATATGGGATTGCCTCACAGTTGTTTCGAGAAGCGATCCTGAGTGTACCTAGGGAAGAACAAGTGATTCTCAAAACGATTCTTTCAAACCTAGACCAACCAATCGAATTTTATACAGGAAAAGAAGAAAGGTTACGGAAAAAGAAGAACAAAGAAATTTTAATCCAACATGGGTTTAAATCAGATGATGCTGATGAATTTGCAGAAGCTTGGGTAGAATTAGGGATTGGAGAATTAGAAGACAAATACATACCACTCTTCAGGTCTCATTATCTAAGAGTATTCTTGGATTATTTAGCACTTGAAATCCAATTCCGTCGTAACACTCGTTCCATCCAATTGGCAGTTGATCGTGTTTCTAAAATCATGTATGCATTGAAAAACTTTTCACATTTTGATTCTACTGGGAAAAAAATCAAAGCATCCATACAAGAGACGATTGAGACGGTTCTTACCATTTACCAAAACCAATTGAAGAGGGGAATTACCGTAATCAAAAATTACGATGAGATTCCACCTATAGACTGTTATCCTGATGATTTATTACATGTTTGGACTAATCTAATTTATAATTCCTTACAAGCCATGTCCTTTACTGGAAAATTGATGATCACAATCAAAGATTGTGGATCCGAAGTTTTGGTATCCTTACAAGATTCCGGTCCAGGGATTGATCCAGGGATCCGTTCCAAAATTTTTGAACCATTTTTTACAACCAAACCTCCTGGAGAAGGAAGTGGACTTGGCCTTGATATCGTGAATAAAATTGTAAAACGACATGGTGGAAGGATTGATTTGTCTTCCAAACCAGGTGAAACTATATTTTCGATTTATTTACCAAAAGGTCATTCATGATCGATGGCTTGTGAGATAGCTGTGATGAGTTCTTTTTCGTCCCAAGGTTTTTTCAAACAAGTGACAAGCCCAATTTCTTTTTCCAAAGCAGTTACTAATTTTTCATCGGCAAAACCTGTGATGATAACTTTTTCGATGGATGGAAATCGTTTGTGAACTTTTCTTAAAAATTCATCTCCATTCATTCCTGGCATGGACCAATCAGAAATAATAACAGCAACAGAATTTCCTTCTTCTTCTAATTCTATAATTAAATCCCATGCTTCGTTGGCATTTTCTGCGGTTAGGTATTTGAACCTCTCTCCGAAATGGTGTTTTACTTGGGATTTCATGCTCAGTAAAATGATGGACTCATCATCTACGAAGAGAATTCCCTTTTTCCCATTTTTATTTTCAGTGAGGATTTCCACAGGACAAAGTTTTATCCGTTCTCTTTTAGATTGCAAGTAAATCTTGCCAAAATCCTAGAATTTCTACACTTGGGTCTTTATGACAGCTTACCCAACTTTACTTTCTCCATTATCCCTTGGATTCACTACACTAAAAAACCGAACCATTATGGGTTCTATGCATACAGGCCTAGAAGAGGCTCCGAATGGATACGAACGTATGGCGACTTTTTATGGGGAAAGGGCAAAGGGTGGAGTTGCTCTCATCGTCACGGGTGGTATTGCACCGAATGAGGCCGGACGTGTTTCGAAAGGTGGCAGTGTGATGGACACGGAAGAAGAAGCATTGCACCACCGTGTTGTGACTGATGCAGTCCACAAAGAAGGTGGAAAAATTGCCATGCAGATTTTGCATACAGGCAGATATGGATACCATGACAAAATAGTAGGAGCTTCCAATTTACGTGCTCCCATTAATATGTTCAAACCTCATCCCTTAACAGAAGAAGAAATCTGGAAAACCATCGAAGACTTTGTTAGATGTTCCGAATTAGCTAAATTAGCTGGTTATGATGGAGTGGAGATCATGGGTAGTGAAGGTTACCTCATCAATCAGTTTATTGCGAAAAGGACCAATAACAGAACAGATGATTGGGGAGGGAGTTTTGAAAATCGTATCAAATTCCCAATTGAAATCGTAAAAGCAGTCAGAAAACGAGTAGGAACTGATTTTATCATCATTTACCGTCTGTCGATGTTAGACTTGGTTGAGGAAGGTGGTAATATCGATGAAGTTTTACACCTTGCAAAAGAAATCGAGAAAGCGGGTGCCACCATTATCAACACAGGAATTGGTTGGCATGAAGCAAGAATCCCAACAATTGCGATGATGGTTCCAAGAGCTGCTTTTACTTGGGTCACTGCAAAAGTAAAAGGTCACGTGTCGATTCCACTTGTGACTTCCAACAGAATCAATACTCCTGAAGTAGCAGAATCTGTTTTATCTCGAGGGGATGCTGATTTAGTATCGATGGCACGTCCATTCCTTGCTGATTCCTTTTTTGTTGAGAAGGCGATGGCGGGAAAACCGGAAGAGATCAATACATGTATTGCCTGTAACCAAGCATGTTTAGATCATATTTTCCAAGGAAAAACGGCAAGTTGTTTGGTGAACCCAAGAGCATGCCATGAAACCGAATTGAACATTCAAAAAACGGGTCATGTGAAAAAGGTAGCAGTTGTTGGTGCTGGTCCCGGTGGCATGTCTTGTGCAAAAACACTAGCGGAACGTGGACATTCTGTAACACTTTTTGATGCACAACCAGAGTTAGGTGGGCAATTGAATATTGCTAGGCGTATCCCTGGTAAAGAAGAGTTTAAAGAAACCATTCGTTATTTTGACACTATGTTAAAAAAATATGGAGTTGAAGTGAAACTCAATACCTATATCACAAGTGAATCATTGATCGAACAAGGTTTCGAAGAAGTGGTCCTTGCGACAGGTGTGATCCCAAGAATTCCTGAGATACCAGGTATCAATGGACCAAATGTTCTTAGTTATGTGGATGTTGTTTTAAAAGGGAAACCTGTTGGAAAACGTGCAGTGGTAATGGGTGCAGGTGGTATCGGATTTGATGTTAGTATTTTACTCACTGATCCTGGTCATAGTTTTACAACTGATAATTACCTCAAAGAGTGGGGGATACGAAAAACGATTGATAAAGATGGGGGACTTGGTTCCAAAGAAACACCAACAGGTGTTCGAGAAGTGACTATGTTAAAACGTTCAAATAGTAAATTTGGTGCTACCCTTGGAAAAACAACTGGATGGATCCATAAAACATCTTTAGAGGACAGGAAGGTAAACCAAATTTCAGGAGTTACCTACAAGGCAATTGAATCAGATGGAATTGTAATTGAGGTCAAAGGGGAAACTAAGAAAATTCCTTGTGATACAGTTGTGATATGTGCAGGCCAAGATCCAAACCGTGCTTTACTCGAACCCTTACAAAAAGCAAAAATCCCCGTACATTTAATCGGGGGTGCCGACCTTGCTTCTGAATTAGATGCAAAACGGGCGATTGACCAAGGGACAAGACTTGCCGTTTCCATATAATGAATTAGGGGATTGATCAATACTCTGAATCAAACTATACAATTGAAACCTTTAAAGATGTCGGTTCGGAATGCAGAATTTCAAATCATTTCTGCACTCCGGACCAATCGAACCAAACGTAGTCAGGAAAAAGAAGTTTTTGTAGAAGGTACAGAGCCCATAAAGCAGTTGTTAACTGCTGGTTGGAAAATCACTCGGATTTTGTTCCGAGAAAAAACTGCCTTGTCTTCCTGGGCAAAGGAAGTGATTCAAAACCAAAGCGATGCAAACATTTTTGAAGTGAAAGATGAATTGTACTTAGAACTTTCCGAAAAAGAAACTCCATCTGAACTCATCGTAACTGCCAAAATCAAAAACCAATTGGACCTAAATGGACTGATTCAAAAAAAATCCCTCTTACCAAATGAGAATCCATTCTATCTATTATTTGATCGGCCAAGTGATTACGGAAATTTTGGAACTTTGTTACGTTCTGCGGATGCATTTTTAGTCGATCTCGTGTTTGTCATCGGTCATTCCATTGATGTATATGACCCCAAGGTGATCCGTTCGAGTTTAGGGAGTTTGTTTCATACACAACTTGTGTTTGTTCCCAATTTTGAAACGTTGAATCTATTTGTGGAGTCGGAAAAAAAACGAAGTGGACTCAGTGTGATTGGCACCGATTCCAGCGGTGAGTTTGATTTACGAGAGAAAACGTTAACATCCCCAATTTTACTGATCTTAGGGAATGAAAAAAAAGGGATGAGTGTACAATTACAATCCCTCTGTGACTCAATGGTTAAAATTCCAATGTTTGGTGTCGTGAACTCACTCAATGTTTCTTGTGCTGGTTCCATCCTACTTTGGGAAGTCACCAAAGGAAGGGGATCACAAAAGACAAATCAGTGTTAACGACAGGTGGCTATACTTCCATCTGGATTGTATTTTACACTCGCACCAGAAGTAAACTGAATGTATTTCACTCCATCCACACATACTTCGTCATAACCAAAGTATTTAGCACACCCTCTAGAAATGGAACCACAACCAATGAAAAAAAGTGTGGATACTAAAATCAGTCGAATCGGTTTCATGGGTATCATGTTTTTACCTCAATTCCTTTTTCTAATGGAATTTGGTTCCAAATGCTTTCCAATTTTGCGAAATGAGCAGTGAGTTGGTTTTTATGATACAAGACAATATTGGATTTTTTTAAATTGTGTAATGATTTGGGAATATGATACAAAACTTCTTTTGTGCGAATGATTTCGCCTTCCCAATCAATCAAATTTACTTTTTTCAGTTTTGCAAAAAGGATTTCTAATTGTGAAACAAATGTTTCTTTTCGTAATTCAGAAGCAATGGTAATTTCTGGAAATTGGTTTTCGATATGTGATTTAAATTGGGACAATAACTGAATGATTTGTTGTTTTTTGATTTTGGTTTCTTTTTCCAGTTTGAGTAATAAAAAAGAAGTTAGGTTTCCAATCGTAACTGTGTAGTGTTTTCCCAAAGTTTCCGCAACTAGTTTCACTACTTGGTCTGCTGGCATCTCATTCGGAATTTCAAAAGGTTTACCATACTTAATGTATAGTTTTGTTTTTTGGTAAGATAAGTGATCATAGGTAAGTGTAAAACTATTAAAATGAAGTTTATCAATCTTTGATTTGATGTGGTAAGCTCCACGTTTTACTTGGTTTAGAAATCCATCATGGTTGTATGTGCCTTCTGGAAACATAAACAAATTGCGACCTTTTCGAATGTGAGTAACCATATCTGTCCATTCACTATCCACTTTGTCACGAAGTTCCCCTTTTTTAATGAGTTCTCTCGCATTGTCACGAAACGGGCGTTTGATGGGGACTGCTCCAATATAACGTAATAAAATCGGTATGATATTTGTAGCATCGATGAATTTGAAAATCCACTTCATGATTCCTTTTGCACGAAATTCTTTTTGTAAAAACCCAGGAAGTAGGATATCTTCTCTGGCAGGGATGATCATTTTGATTTTAGGATTGAGTCTTGGGTAAACCATGGAAAGGGAGACAACGTCAGCTTCTGATACATGGTTACACAGGAGAGCAGAGGGATAAGGGGCTTCTAATTCTTCTTTTGTTTCTGGGAAGTTTTCTTCTATGGAATGGAAAACAAGTCCTTTTGCTAAACTTACGAGTTTGATGAGAAAGTCATAAGGGATCGTATGTTTTTTGGGTTTCATTGAGGTAGGTTTCTTTTGGAAAGGAAGAAAAGTCAATAGCAATCTCTAGAGATAAAAAGGCGTTTGTTTTCGTTTCCATCCAATCGTAAAACGCATCATTTGATGATTAAAGAACAGTTCCACAAAATTCGGAATGTTTCCGACCAAACTGTACAATCTTCTTTACAATAGAAATTTTAGATTGTGGAATGCCTTCACTCATGTCTGGATTCAGGGATCAAATTCTATGAAAGGAAACAAACCAGTTTCCATTCTATTCATATCCGTTGTGATGGTTTTTTCCACCTACTTAGGGTATCTAGGATGGTTGGAATGGGAAAACTTAATTTCCATTTTTGTTTCGTTCTTTGTTTATATTACCAGTGTCCTTTGTTTGTTTCGGATTTTAGGAAAATGGTTGGTTCTCTTGTCCCTTTCTTTTGTTTCCATTTGGGTTCTTCAGTTTGCCTTTCGTGCAGAACTCAAGACTTTAAAATCCGTATGGGAAGTGCCACCCGAAGGTTTTCCAAAAAACGAACCCAGGAATGGATTTGAATTTTTGGAGTTAGAGGGGTATACACTCGACAAGAATTTGATTCTATCGAAGTCGATCCAACATAAGTCCCGCGATGCCAAGGGGAGGGACACGAGCCATACTTCTTTTTATGAGATGATCCCACTTATGTCAGATAAGGACCCGTCGGAACCAATTCGATTCTTCTTTTTGGACCAAAATTTGTTTCGTTTCCACAATTGGTTAGAACTTGGGGTGAAACCCCGATTTGCCAAAATCTTACCAGAGTCTATGGATTTCCCCATTCTCCTACAAACGTGGGAACAAAAGTATCCAGAAACCCAAAAAGGGAATGTTGTCTGGATTTCTCTTTATGAAACAAAGGAAGATTATGTCCAATCCACTTCCTCCTTCTTTCTTTTCCTCTCTCTCATTCCTTCCGGGATTTGGTTTTTGGTTGGGACGTTTTTCCTTTTGAAACAGATGATGGGAGGGGGCATCAGAATTTTCGTTCATTTTATGAACAAAAATTCCTTTACTTTGTTCAAAGACTGAACACATTTTGACAAAGAATGGGACTCAGGGGGCGAAGCTATGCCTGGGATCCACTCAAAAGCTGGCATTCCTTTTCCACTTTGGTGTCCAAACCGGGCACAACTTCCTCCATGAAAGAACAATACGAATACAGTGACCACCACC includes these proteins:
- a CDS encoding PAS domain S-box protein, whose amino-acid sequence is MQSSEEGSKPNISTEVGDHLNVEVDLLKTIMDVSSTAIVLLNPQGQILYANPASESVLAIKLKDILSRTYDAPQWKNTSLDGGPWREEDQPFNIVLKTKKPVTDIRHAIEDSFGVKKYLSINGSPVFDEVGELRSLVFLITDITENVLKQKALEDSEAKYRTITELSLSMVYDLDIKTGVNQWAGAIQEITGFTPEEYRAIGYEAWMVLIHPDDKEKAIQLFEEAMAKKTKFSCVYRYRTKDGKYVYIEDNGIFLYDVNGNAYRMFGAMINRTEQIEANLALKESESRLLMSLDAVKMGIWSWDIDQRNIYWSPQTYEIYGLDPDGPAITVERYLTLNDLDDLQKVSAEIQLLKDDPSRSGYKIQQRIFHADGMVHWVESRGNLIRDKDGKPVRLMGTILDVTESKLAEEALRTSDERFRAFYQFSTEAFLIFDENSLRAKDSNFAFQNLFGYSSDDTKNLKIRSLLTPDSLQKIREKIADNSSDSIEILCKRKNGEVFPALVSIKRFKYNQTNSIAYSIFDLSPLKEVEELRQINSEIREKNKLIEKQKIELEMAFENLKRTQEQLVQSEKLAALGQLIAGIAHEINNPIGAVKASNQNMMDWQKRYGIASQLFREAILSVPREEQVILKTILSNLDQPIEFYTGKEERLRKKKNKEILIQHGFKSDDADEFAEAWVELGIGELEDKYIPLFRSHYLRVFLDYLALEIQFRRNTRSIQLAVDRVSKIMYALKNFSHFDSTGKKIKASIQETIETVLTIYQNQLKRGITVIKNYDEIPPIDCYPDDLLHVWTNLIYNSLQAMSFTGKLMITIKDCGSEVLVSLQDSGPGIDPGIRSKIFEPFFTTKPPGEGSGLGLDIVNKIVKRHGGRIDLSSKPGETIFSIYLPKGHS
- a CDS encoding response regulator; the protein is MEILTENKNGKKGILFVDDESIILLSMKSQVKHHFGERFKYLTAENANEAWDLIIELEEEGNSVAVIISDWSMPGMNGDEFLRKVHKRFPSIEKVIITGFADEKLVTALEKEIGLVTCLKKPWDEKELITAISQAIDHE
- a CDS encoding NADPH-dependent 2,4-dienoyl-CoA reductase, whose product is MTAYPTLLSPLSLGFTTLKNRTIMGSMHTGLEEAPNGYERMATFYGERAKGGVALIVTGGIAPNEAGRVSKGGSVMDTEEEALHHRVVTDAVHKEGGKIAMQILHTGRYGYHDKIVGASNLRAPINMFKPHPLTEEEIWKTIEDFVRCSELAKLAGYDGVEIMGSEGYLINQFIAKRTNNRTDDWGGSFENRIKFPIEIVKAVRKRVGTDFIIIYRLSMLDLVEEGGNIDEVLHLAKEIEKAGATIINTGIGWHEARIPTIAMMVPRAAFTWVTAKVKGHVSIPLVTSNRINTPEVAESVLSRGDADLVSMARPFLADSFFVEKAMAGKPEEINTCIACNQACLDHIFQGKTASCLVNPRACHETELNIQKTGHVKKVAVVGAGPGGMSCAKTLAERGHSVTLFDAQPELGGQLNIARRIPGKEEFKETIRYFDTMLKKYGVEVKLNTYITSESLIEQGFEEVVLATGVIPRIPEIPGINGPNVLSYVDVVLKGKPVGKRAVVMGAGGIGFDVSILLTDPGHSFTTDNYLKEWGIRKTIDKDGGLGSKETPTGVREVTMLKRSNSKFGATLGKTTGWIHKTSLEDRKVNQISGVTYKAIESDGIVIEVKGETKKIPCDTVVICAGQDPNRALLEPLQKAKIPVHLIGGADLASELDAKRAIDQGTRLAVSI
- a CDS encoding TrmH family RNA methyltransferase, whose amino-acid sequence is MSVRNAEFQIISALRTNRTKRSQEKEVFVEGTEPIKQLLTAGWKITRILFREKTALSSWAKEVIQNQSDANIFEVKDELYLELSEKETPSELIVTAKIKNQLDLNGLIQKKSLLPNENPFYLLFDRPSDYGNFGTLLRSADAFLVDLVFVIGHSIDVYDPKVIRSSLGSLFHTQLVFVPNFETLNLFVESEKKRSGLSVIGTDSSGEFDLREKTLTSPILLILGNEKKGMSVQLQSLCDSMVKIPMFGVVNSLNVSCAGSILLWEVTKGRGSQKTNQC
- a CDS encoding SDR family NAD(P)-dependent oxidoreductase is translated as MELKNKRIVVTGAGSGIGKETVLQMLKHENVKILACDLNEKNVVSHPNVIPYKCDVSKPENLDKLLKDADKKLGGIDIFFANAGFAYYEIIPEASWDRIDRIFRTNVYSPFYTLVSLNKHRTSPCLFVVTASAMSHLPLPGYALYSATKASVRSFLDAYQCELRPGNRTMIVYPIATRTQFFDSAGNKVPVPFPSQTAETVAKQIVNGILRDKKEVFPSFLFRFIQILDRFLFFPLKIYQKIEAVKLNSHKS
- a CDS encoding PP2C family protein-serine/threonine phosphatase translates to MSRFFDQLFKFLHRFISYSFAIVFFSLQGAFFGAFYAYFFGSALIPEFSTENHPEVVYVFIFATFLAAVGHSIEFGILTPLGYGGFRNDLKKLNLFLRHNDTIRHKDILELENNLNTLIHLPKENMYAAIRYAVMVFVSVSITHIICHHPIYELVLVSIGWLSAVFVYGGFSYIISDYFTGNKRVEIKKILAYRDVSIHKNYGILSLKGKFVFLLILILLSLSVLSVFISFGNASLLKITAFIGMTFVEAVILIYMFFQSINLTLEQINESANSLATGGRGALPILSIDKEFILFAENYEKATREVGRIRENLQELVEAKTSELRNSLETVETLKKQQDGDYFLTSLLIKPLSLNKTIGTHVKTDFLIKQKKTFLFHGRENEIGGDICITRTITLRGKDYTFFLNADAMGKSLQGAGGVLVLGAAVQSILERSNAVESVKLLYAERWIKNAYQELHHIFESFDCSMLVSMVMGLIDDETGLMYYLNAEHPWSVLYRKGTAEFIKNNSELRKLGTPFSEKSLEISTLQLIPGDVLILGSDGRDDIEFVTETTARKINHDEELFLRHVEQGNGQLKEIYQSILSMGELTDDLSLMRITFKENLSQPPRAIRKESYELMRKAKSQIKLDQLEEAKTSLLEANRINPENREIQRALIRLLVRMKEYNLAAEKLNTYLEEYPGDTDLIYLASFTYKQTKEYGKAIDMGERIRLRNPGHLSNLIQLVQLYLIIGNLPKAEKTLQLTSFIPSDTNRIELLKSQIETFRQKIVDEIPT